The genomic segment TTGGCTCATCCAGACGCTACTGCGCCGCACCAGTTTGAGACTGATAATGATACGCTGTCAATTCGAATCaggataataataataatttattaccattattaccaatttATTATGTGATCATGTGACcacaaaaatttttcacatttctttttccagCTGGTTCGcctcatctcatcgctcacagaaaattttccaaaaagtATAAATATGGCAATATTTTACCCATGGTCTTACTAAATAATTTATCTCTTCTTTATACGGTTGGGTTTATTTATTTGGACTTGGTTGGTTTTTAGATGTAGTGGAATCCTTGTATATTATCACCGCTAAAAGACTACTTATTCTCTGTAGCATACTAAATCCTAATAAACTTCACCAATGGTTAGAGATCATACAACGGCTTTGGAATATCTATCCACTTTTGAAGGCAAAGACGGTCTTTCAGTCCATCAATTGATGGATTCCAACGTGAGAGGTGGGTTAACTTATAATGATTTTCTTGTGCTACCAGGAAAGGTCAATTTCCCATCTTCTCAAGTGGAATTGAAGACTAAATTGACCAAGAAAATTTCCTTACATGCACCATTTGTATCTTCTCCTATGGATACGGTTACTGAGTCTGAAATGGCCATTCACATTGCGTTGTTGGgtggtattggtattattcACCACAACTGTTCAGCTGAAGCACAAGCTGAAATGGTTAGAAAGGTGAAGAAATACGAAAACGGATTTATCAATCATCCAATTGTTATCTCTCCAGATGTTACCGTTGGTGAAGCAAAGGCTATGAAACaacaatttggatttgcTGGATTCCCAGTTACAGGTATGTGATATTGATATTAATTTTACTAAGTTTAAATCGCACAGATGATGACTATTCAAAAAACTACAAAATAACTTTCGTTCTACTGAGTATGATCAAACGATCGTGTAGAGAAGTTTTAAAACCCTGAATTGTGCgatttattttctttttgaaatctctaTGTTCCCAGATTAGCAGTTTTACTAACACAGTTTTGACAGAAAACGGTAAGCTTTACTCCAAGTTGATCGGTATTGTTACTTCTCGTGATATTCAATTCGTTGAGGACAATTCTTTGACAATCTCTGATATCATGACTAAGGATGTCGTTACCGGTTCTCAAGGTATCACCTTGTCTCAAGGTAATGAAATCTTGAAGTCAACCAAGAAGGGTAAGTTGCCAATTGTCGATTCTAAGGGCAATTTGGTTTCCATGTTGTCAAGAACtgatttgatgaaaaatcaaaatttccCACTAGCATCCAAGTCTGCATCCACCAAGCAATTGCTTTGTGGTGCTGCCATTGGTACTCTTCCTGCTGACAGAGAAAGATTGAGACAATTGGCTGAAGCTGGATTGGACGTTGTTGTCTTGGATTCTTCTCAAGGTAACTCaatcttccaaatcgaTATGATTAAGTGGATTAAGAGTGCTTTCCCACAAATCGAAATCATTGGTGGTAACGTCTGTACTAGAGAACAAGCTGCTAGTCTAATTGCAGCTGGTGTTGACGGTTTGAGAATTGGTATGGGTTCTGGTTCTATCTGTATTACCCAAGAAGTCATGGCTTGTGGTAGACCTCAAGGTTCAGCCGTTTACAACGTCTGTAAATTCTCTAATGAATTTGGTGTTCCATGTATTGCCGATGGTGGTGTTCAAAACATTGGTCACATCACTAAGGCAGTGGCATTGGGTGCTTCTACCGCTATGATGGGTGGTATGTTAGCTGGTACCGCTGAATCTCCAGGTGAATACTTCTACAGAGATGGTCAGAGATTAAAGGCTTACCGTGGTATGGGTTCTATTGATGCTATGCAAAAGACCGATGCCAAGGGTAATGCTGCAACTTCTCGTTACTTCTCTGAATCTGATGACGTTTTTGTCGCCCAAGGTGTTTCTGGTTCTGTTATCGACAAGGGTTCCATTCACAAGTTTTTGCCATATTTGTACAATGGTTTGCAACACTCTTTGCAAGACATTGGTTGTAAGTCTTTGGTCGACTTGAGAGAAAACGTCGATTCCGGTAACGTCAGATTTGAATTCAGAACTGCTTCTGCTCAATTGGAAGGTGGTATTAACAACTTGTACTCCTACGAAAAGCGTCTCCACAATTGAGTTcaatcaaaaattcttggtCGTCCTGTATACtaaaatataaaaatatAATATTACGATAAGATATTATCATCGTGTTTGTCGCTTATCTTCATTATTTCCCCTTTTAAAGCCAAAGTataaattaaaaaaaaaaaaaatatatatatatatatttgaTGTCCGAGTTGTTCTACATACACAACCATAATAAGATGGTCTACGTTAGCTgtatttcatttttaccTTTTTTGTTCCATTTTCCTCATGATATCCTTGTAAAAATTCGTCTTTTCCCTTCTAACTTCTTCTAGTGAAGGTGGCATTTTTTCATTGACCAAGTCTTGTTTTCTTGCTCTTTCAAAAGTTGACAAAGTTTCACTTAAACCTTCAGGACCATGAGCCAAGGCACCACGAGGTAGAGTACCCGCATTCATTGCCTTTAAATATTCTACTTTATCACCCTCTTTCCTCAAAACCGAATACATTCTTGAAACTTTAGCGATAGCCAAAATTTTGTTACGCAGGGCTTTCCTTCtagcttcatcatccaaaaTACTCGATGTTGTTTGATCCTTCTTATCGGTTTCGCCGGTTTGTGGATCaggtttttcaccaacacGGTTTTGAATAACAGGAGTATCTTCTTCGAGCTCATCGTCCGTACAGAtgtttaaaattgaaactaACATTTCCGTTactttttcaccaacaaatGGTAGCGACCAAGTGAAAACATCCATAAAATCTGGCAACCAATAGGGATGAGGTGACATGTTAAATTGACGAATATTCATAACGTTGGACTCGTATTTCAGAACTGCGGCCTTGTTTCTGTAGGTATCCAGATAATTTGGTGCACTGAAAAGCGTCAAAAGACTGGGGAAACCAAGAGTCTTTGTGTTCTTGTACATTCTGTAACCAGCATCTTGAGCTTCATGTGCTCTAATAATGGACAGTAGACCAGTTCTCTGTAGGAAATCACATGAAGCTTGATAAGTAAAGGCAAATGAACAACCTCTTATCGAATTAGGGACAAACTTCTCCAACGTATGTTCTtcagcatcttcatcataaGTTTCTATAGGATCAGCCCAAACCAGATCACACATTAGTCCTCTAGATGGGATTTCCCTAAATCTGTTTATCTTGTTAACGTCTTGTGCCGTATGAAGCTCTGGAGAAATACCACCATGTACACAGAAGTATTGACCATTCATAAGAGCAGCTAATGGCAGTGCATTGAAAGATCTACAGCATGCTTCATAAACTTTCAAAGTATATTTGTGCAAAcattcatttttgaaagtgAAATATGATGTTAAATGTTTACACTCATGATTCCCTCTTAATAGCCAAAAATGATCCTtaaaattcaatttcaatgaGTATAGATAGATCAAACattcaaatgaaaatgaaccACGATCCACATAATCACCTAGAAATAGGTACGGTGTGTCTTTGGGATTACCACCAACTTCAAATAGCTTCAAAAGATCATAATATTGACCATGAATATCACCACAAACTGTAACCGGTGCTGGTacattcaaaagatttggttCCTCTCCAAGACAATTCTTTGCcatttctaaaattttcaaCGCCTGATCCTCTCTAAGTCTACCTTCTTTCCTGAAATGTTCtctcaaaaattcatgATTTGGTAATCCAGTATCTCGATAAAACAATTCATGGTCTTCAGGTACTTTATTCGTGATGGGTGCCACGCTAGTAACAACTCTGTCCTTTGTAGAGACTCTGGAACCATCTTCCAATACATAGGACTCCAAATCGCCCGATCCTATTTTGGCAGTAGAATCTGGCATCATCGGTTTTTCTTCCATAACTTCCAAGGCAGcattgatcttttcagtaTTGATCTGGGCCTCAGATTTACCTCTAGGTCTTGACATCTTAAACTAGTGGGAAAAGAAGCGgagaaaaagaatgaaatCTTCTGGAAGCAACGAGAGCGCTTTTCAAAGGTTGAGAATTTTTCGAGCACTTCTTTAAAGCTTTCAAcaaaccttcttctttattgCCAAGCTTATACTCTAGTCCTTCTTTCAATTAACGTGTACTTATGAATAAGTATCCGGGGACGCTTCAcgtatcattttcaatcCATCCCCACCATTCACCAAAAGCCGGGTCAACCGGCTTTTGAGGgagtgaaaaaaaattgaaaaatttgaagcTCATCGCACCGAATATTGAGGACTTCTAGGCTAAAAACTGCTGGTTATCGTTGGTTTTAAGCTCTGAAAGTTGTTGGAATCGATTCTCATCGGTTACATTGACCTACATAGCAAGTTTGACGAATTTCGAAAGGTTTCTTCAAGATGGAATATGACGAAACTGTGTATGTGGAAGCAGCACCTGGTGCCAAGAATCTAACATTCAAGGATGAAAAGCAGCAAGCTAGATTTGAATTGGCAATAGCTATGATGATTTATAAGTGGGATGATTTAGAGATTGCTGTGGAGAACGGCTGGGGTGGACCCGAATCTGCAGATAAGAGAGATTGGTTGAGTGCGGTTATTGTAGATTTGTTcaagaatgaaaaaataGTGGATGCGGCTATGATTGAAGAAACAATGCTTTATGCTAtggttgatgaatttgatacGAATGTGGAAGATGACTCTGCCCTGCCGATTGCCGTAGGGATCATCAATCGTTACAAGGAATGTGCAGAAGGCAATTATTCGGTGTTAGAAGAGTTATACGTTAAATGGAACGAAAAGCAAAAGCATCGTCATCATGTTAAGCACGTTCAAGTGGAGGAAGATCCTCTAAACCCTGATAGTtctgttgatgaagatgaagatgaagtggaagaattggttgatgatgacgagGATGAAAATATGGATGAGGATGCCTCATCTTCTAAACCAGAACCAGTTGTAGACGAGGATGGGTTTGAATTGGTTCAGAAAAAGGGCGGTAAACGTTAAACTTTTCATTTGTTTTGTatattactactattattaATTAATTAGTCTATCGACAGGTATTTgtattaaaaaattttgacACTCATTTCTTTGAAGTTGATAGCATCAGTGTACTCTCTCTTGGTGTATACGGTCTTGAATTTGCACCATTTGATTTCATATTGCCGTTATTGTTGTAAACATTTGAATTTCCGCCTGCAGAATTGAGAGCATCTGTTGAACCTGAACTTGTTACACTGTTAAATCTAAACCTTCTCAGAAATGAAGATGTCATATCCAATAATGagaattcttctttctcctttGCCTTCACGTCAaataatttaattttaGTCCCTGtccaaatatttggttTTAGTAATCCAACATCTGGGATAAATGGATTTGGACGCGATGGTGCAGAACCCATCGGGGAGCCAGGTGGATCTGaagcttcttcttgaattGGTGCATAATTATTATCCTTCTTAGTAAATCCATTCCATGCAAACCTGAAAAATGAAGTCccactactactattactattattaccacCGTTGGCTCTGGATCCATTCGATTTGgatgttggtgatgaataGTTTGTAATTTCTAGAGGTGAACTAAACGAAGTTTCAGTGTTTCTGTAGGATGATAGGTACCCCATTAATGAACTACTATTGCTATTGGTTCTTGAGAGCATTGACccattagaattgaatttctcCAGACTAGGCAATGTGTCTGTACTAGAGACTCTAGAAAGAGCGGGACCGTTACTACTGCCATTGTATGTGTTGGGATCACTAGACTTATTTGTATTGTTATGGGTATTGGTATTagtattggtattggtattggtattgttaTTTGCATTGGCTGATTGAGAAACAGCGTATGCACCAGAATGAGTATTGAAGATGTTGGTCCAACAAACCATATAAATCCAACTCTGATAAATTAGATTTTTTTGGGATAAATCTATCTTCAATGGTTGACCCTCGGATAGTTCCGACATGAATATAGGTAAATGAGGTTTGATGGTACTTTCGAATTGATTTTTGAATTGGGCAATTTCACCCAATAGCTGGTAATACTCTTTTGTGCTAATTGTACTAATTGTGGGAAACTGTTTCAATAGAAGTCTTGCCATACGCATCAGTAATAAAAGGCAGTTTGCCCCCGACCAAGAACTGGTCAAATCCGATTTGGCACGCAATTTTGCCTTTGACTTTGAAGTAAGTCCTGCTGGCCATTTAGGTCTTATGCCGTTGAAAACTTTATCATCGGACATTATAGGATTGATACTCAAATCTGCATATTCCAATAATTCGATACTTTTCCCCATGTTGTTGTCACTTGCATATCTTGAAAGTTCGtaattctcatcatcaacaaaaTTATCAATACCTGGTTCATCATTCGTATTATCACCACTAGTGTCACGATTTTCCGGAGTGGTTGACATTCCTTTATTGTTAAATATAAGAGCTTGATTAGAGTAAACCTTATTTTCCTCGTTATTGTCTCGAGATGGTGTCGTCGATCCCTTATCAActgaattaaaattaaatgcATGTTCGAAataatcatcaatttttaaatcttgaacCGATccattcaaatttttcgaaattgTGTCGATGGAATCCTTAACTTGGAATAATATTCTTTGGTGACGACAGAGGGcaaatgttaaatttttaGCCTCTTCAAAATACAATATAACGTAAATGGAAATCACACGTAACAAAAGGGCAAGGCAGTCCAATTTGTAACCAGGTGAACAGGGGTAGAATCCTCTGGAAGCACCCGAAGGGGAAGATGCATATGTGgtcaaataatttttgtTTGACATTTTAGAAAGAAGATGCAACAATGGCATGGCAGCGTTGTATGATATACCACCACTTCCAATATTTTTAGGccttttctttgaacttAACTGTactaattcttcatctcttAGATTAGCACGAATTGGTAAAAGGTTGTAAATTAGTTCAAATATCCAAGGTCTTGGTTGTAAGTTATCTCTGACATCAGATATTGCCATATTACATAAATGAACTATGGCAAAATCTCGATAAGTGATATGGTTGATATTACCAGAAgacaatttgaaaaaattcgGTAATTTGTTTGTATAATAATTAGGTGAAAAGGTTTCTAACATTTTCGAAAGGACCAATTTTttcgaagaaaagaaaagtgcTAAGTTGTAGCATAGTGGGATGACCGTAGACCCCAACTCCCAACCGCCATTCTGATTAACATTATTGTCGTAAAATTGTAAGTAATAAATGGAGAAGATGATTAATTTAGGACCAAACTTATCAGCCACAtaattttggaaatttttgttattttgtACCAATATCGTAAGAAAGATGAGAGATTGTAGAAAAAGTGGTGATACAGGCGGCagtgatggtgaagatgatgagtTCCCATGAGATGTTGAGTTGAAATTTGTAGTTCCGTTGGTATTACCAATACGTTCATTATCTCTAGATCTTCTAGATGTACTGCCAGCAGTTGGACTTGCGGCAGAGTTAGTACTTGTCGCTGCTGTCCCTGTAACAGCAGCATTGGCGTAAGGTATAGAATTAGCAGCATTATTGGATCTATTAGATCCATCAACACTTCCTATGCTGGAAGAAGATTGTTTGCGGGGGAGActtaaaagatttgattcCTGATCAATAGCCAAATTAATTGGTAGTTTAAAAATCTTTGCAAAGGACGTCAAGAGTAAACGTAAATCGAATTCTCGGTTCAAAGTTGCCAAATACGAAAGAGCAATATTAGAATTCACCACTGATTTCGAATTAGGATCCATTGATTGAGCTAAAATTTGAGCCTCTTTTAGATCTGAGCGTAAGCACATTATATTGAGTAGTTGTAGAGACGATGACACCATTGAAAATCTCAGTTGAGgtaattgttgttgttgagaTTGTTTATAGGAGAAATTTTGATAGGGCATTGATGATTCTTCATTGTTATTACAATATCGACAAACTGTGTTAACAATGGAAGCAACAAGGCAAACAACGTCGTATTCAGGAGCCAAATGGCATAGCGCAACCAAAAATTTATTCGGTAATCCGTAGAGATCCGCAGAACACAATGCCAGCAAAAGATTAACAATTTCTAATCGATTAGAATCAATTCTAGCGGTTTGTGCATCGTATGATGAATCCTGTGTATTGACACCATTTTCCCAAAGAAGATGAGTGATTCGACCTGGTTTACCCACAGACGGTAGAGTAAACCCTTCCACAAACGATAATTTCAGTAGTGATTTCAACAGAAGAAACCCAGGTACAAtagcatcttcattatGATTCCAAAGCCAATTCTCCTTACCAGTTGATAAATGCACGGGGTAAACTTTGGTCAGTATTCGAATACACACTAACAAGTCTGTCAATTTCATCTCCAATAGCGATATCGACGATGGTGACGACAAGGGAACCCCctgttcctcttcatcaatcaAGGATTTGGTTATTTCAATAATGGTTAAACTGACAAATTGAACCAAATTCGAGATATTGACAGAATTATTCCTACAGATGCCTCTCAATTCGTTTGGTGAAACCAAGTGGTTAAACATTTCCATTGTAAAATTACCACCAGCTATGAAGTCCCTGTAAAACTGTGAAAATTCACCATTGTCATCCCTTAGCGGTATTGTAACTCCTGCTAATTGCAAAATATGGTCTCGATACAGACTGCTCAACTTAGAATCCGTATTACCCATAATCCCTTTGTCCTCTTTGCCTGTTCTATGTTATTCTTACAGAAGTTATCTGTTCTTTCTCCTAGAACATACTCTCCTTTTATagaagaaaacaaaaaaatgCATAAGACATAACGAAATTCAAAACTGTATATAAAATATAACATACGAAAAACctattttttattattctaTTTAAAATTCAACCTGATCCCAATTACGTTTCATTCCCAGTTTATCCGTTAGAGTCTTATCGTCAATTGTTGTCAATCTTTGATCCAAATCATTTTCCCAGGTTTCGATAGAAGATGTTGACGAGACTGTACGCTGGTTAACCAAcattggtggatttttGGGTAATGGGACACGCTTGTAGTCTGGGATCGTAACGGAAGAATTGTCTTGAACAAATTTACTTGGCAGTCTGTAGCCCTGGTCGACACTTTGCCTTATTCTCATACCCATGGTACCGAGCTTCATCTGGCAGTcatatttttcatcttGTGGTTGAATACGTATGTGAAGTGGTTTTTTGTTTGGTTGTGAAAGCATGTTGCAAATAAAAATGTGTGTATATGTGTAAAGTTCGAAGGAAACTGTGTAACGCAGGAAGTATGTCTCTTGTTGATCGTGGGGGTTCGAGGAGGTTTAAACGTTTGATTCTTATATGGGGCAGAGAATGATTTCGACTTTTCTTGGTGTCTGGGTTATTCCAATGTTTTGTAAACACAGGATGTACGGCTTTTCTAGAAATGTAAACACC from the Zygosaccharomyces rouxii strain CBS732 chromosome B complete sequence genome contains:
- the IMD3 gene encoding IMP dehydrogenase IMD3 (highly similar to uniprot|P50094 Saccharomyces cerevisiae IMD4 and to YLR432W uniprot|P50095 Saccharomyces cerevisiae IMD3 and to YHR216W uniprot|P38697 Saccharomyces cerevisiae IMD2, Inosine monophosphate dehydrogenase, catalyzes the first step of GMP biosynthesis, expression is induced by mycophenolic acid resulting in resistance to the drug, expression is repressed by nutrient limitation), with product MVRDHTTALEYLSTFEGKDGLSVHQLMDSNVRGGLTYNDFLVLPGKVNFPSSQVELKTKLTKKISLHAPFVSSPMDTVTESEMAIHIALLGGIGIIHHNCSAEAQAEMVRKVKKYENGFINHPIVISPDVTVGEAKAMKQQFGFAGFPVTVLTENGKLYSKLIGIVTSRDIQFVEDNSLTISDIMTKDVVTGSQGITLSQGNEILKSTKKGKLPIVDSKGNLVSMLSRTDLMKNQNFPLASKSASTKQLLCGAAIGTLPADRERLRQLAEAGLDVVVLDSSQGNSIFQIDMIKWIKSAFPQIEIIGGNVCTREQAASLIAAGVDGLRIGMGSGSICITQEVMACGRPQGSAVYNVCKFSNEFGVPCIADGGVQNIGHITKAVALGASTAMMGGMLAGTAESPGEYFYRDGQRLKAYRGMGSIDAMQKTDAKGNAATSRYFSESDDVFVAQGVSGSVIDKGSIHKFLPYLYNGLQHSLQDIGCKSLVDLRENVDSGNVRFEFRTASAQLEGGINNLYSYEKRLHN
- the CNA1 gene encoding calcineurin catalytic subunit A (similar to uniprot|P14747 Saccharomyces cerevisiae YML057W CMP2 calmodulin binding protein and to YLR433C uniprot|P23287 Saccharomyces cerevisiae YLR433C CNA1 calmodulin binding protein); its protein translation is MSRPRGKSEAQINTEKINAALEVMEEKPMMPDSTAKIGSGDLESYVLEDGSRVSTKDRVVTSVAPITNKVPEDHELFYRDTGLPNHEFLREHFRKEGRLREDQALKILEMAKNCLGEEPNLLNVPAPVTVCGDIHGQYYDLLKLFEVGGNPKDTPYLFLGDYVDRGSFSFECLIYLYSLKLNFKDHFWLLRGNHECKHLTSYFTFKNECLHKYTLKVYEACCRSFNALPLAALMNGQYFCVHGGISPELHTAQDVNKINRFREIPSRGLMCDLVWADPIETYDEDAEEHTLEKFVPNSIRGCSFAFTYQASCDFLQRTGLLSIIRAHEAQDAGYRMYKNTKTLGFPSLLTLFSAPNYLDTYRNKAAVLKYESNVMNIRQFNMSPHPYWLPDFMDVFTWSLPFVGEKVTEMLVSILNICTDDELEEDTPVIQNRVGEKPDPQTGETDKKDQTTSSILDDEARRKALRNKILAIAKVSRMYSVLRKEGDKVEYLKAMNAGTLPRGALAHGPEGLSETLSTFERARKQDLVNEKMPPSLEEVRREKTNFYKDIMRKMEQKR
- the TSR2 gene encoding Tsr2p (similar to uniprot|Q06672 Saccharomyces cerevisiae YLR435W TSR2 Protein with a potential role in pre-rRNA processing); translation: MEYDETVYVEAAPGAKNLTFKDEKQQARFELAIAMMIYKWDDLEIAVENGWGGPESADKRDWLSAVIVDLFKNEKIVDAAMIEETMLYAMVDEFDTNVEDDSALPIAVGIINRYKECAEGNYSVLEELYVKWNEKQKHRHHVKHVQVEEDPLNPDSSVDEDEDEVEELVDDDEDENMDEDASSSKPEPVVDEDGFELVQKKGGKR
- the ECM30 gene encoding Ecm30p (some similarities with uniprot|Q06673 Saccharomyces cerevisiae YLR436C ECM30 Non-essential protein of unknown function), translated to MGNTDSKLSSLYRDHILQLAGVTIPLRDDNGEFSQFYRDFIAGGNFTMEMFNHLVSPNELRGICRNNSVNISNLVQFVSLTIIEITKSLIDEEEQGVPLSSPSSISLLEMKLTDLLVCIRILTKVYPVHLSTGKENWLWNHNEDAIVPGFLLLKSLLKLSFVEGFTLPSVGKPGRITHLLWENGVNTQDSSYDAQTARIDSNRLEIVNLLLALCSADLYGLPNKFLVALCHLAPEYDVVCLVASIVNTVCRYCNNNEESSMPYQNFSYKQSQQQQLPQLRFSMVSSSLQLLNIMCLRSDLKEAQILAQSMDPNSKSVVNSNIALSYLATLNREFDLRLLLTSFAKIFKLPINLAIDQESNLLSLPRKQSSSSIGSVDGSNRSNNAANSIPYANAAVTGTAATSTNSAASPTAGSTSRRSRDNERIGNTNGTTNFNSTSHGNSSSSPSLPPVSPLFLQSLIFLTILVQNNKNFQNYVADKFGPKLIIFSIYYLQFYDNNVNQNGGWELGSTVIPLCYNLALFFSSKKLVLSKMLETFSPNYYTNKLPNFFKLSSGNINHITYRDFAIVHLCNMAISDVRDNLQPRPWIFELIYNLLPIRANLRDEELVQLSSKKRPKNIGSGGISYNAAMPLLHLLSKMSNKNYLTTYASSPSGASRGFYPCSPGYKLDCLALLLRVISIYVILYFEEAKNLTFALCRHQRILFQVKDSIDTISKNLNGSVQDLKIDDYFEHAFNFNSVDKGSTTPSRDNNEENKVYSNQALIFNNKGMSTTPENRDTSGDNTNDEPGIDNFVDDENYELSRYASDNNMGKSIELLEYADLSINPIMSDDKVFNGIRPKWPAGLTSKSKAKLRAKSDLTSSWSGANCLLLLMRMARLLLKQFPTISTISTKEYYQLLGEIAQFKNQFESTIKPHLPIFMSELSEGQPLKIDLSQKNLIYQSWIYMVCWTNIFNTHSGAYAVSQSANANNNTNTNTNTNTNTHNNTNKSSDPNTYNGSSNGPALSRVSSTDTLPSLEKFNSNGSMLSRTNSNSSSLMGYLSSYRNTETSFSSPLEITNYSSPTSKSNGSRANGGNNSNSSSGTSFFRFAWNGFTKKDNNYAPIQEEASDPPGSPMGSAPSRPNPFIPDVGLLKPNIWTGTKIKLFDVKAKEKEEFSLLDMTSSFLRRFRFNSVTSSGSTDALNSAGGNSNVYNNNGNMKSNGANSRPYTPRESTLMLSTSKK
- the DIF1 gene encoding Dif1p (weakly similar to uniprot|O13577 Saccharomyces cerevisiae YLR437C Hypothetical ORF); this translates as MLSQPNKKPLHIRIQPQDEKYDCQMKLGTMGMRIRQSVDQGYRLPSKFVQDNSSVTIPDYKRVPLPKNPPMLVNQRTVSSTSSIETWENDLDQRLTTIDDKTLTDKLGMKRNWDQVEF